Proteins encoded within one genomic window of Leucoraja erinacea ecotype New England chromosome 24, Leri_hhj_1, whole genome shotgun sequence:
- the wu:fb05h10 gene encoding F-actin-monooxygenase mical1, with translation MMQSWFTLVQDKNKLLNEESELMISARELELQDQKSRLEQELRRYMDMDASLKTKEDKLEEERIFQEMIEVVKMRDRLVTVLEQQRLQEMEQHAVLVPGAAAKDLSTSASITWT, from the exons ATGATGCAGTCCTGGTTCACTCTCGTACAGGAcaagaacaagctcttaaacGAGGAGTCCGAGCTGATGATCAG TGCCCGTGAACTGGAACTGCAGGATCAGAAGAGCAGACTGGAGCAGGAGCTGAGAAGGTACATGGACATGGATG CGTCTCTGAAGACCAAGGAGGACAAACTTGAAGAGGAGAGGATTTTCCAGGAGATGATCGaggtggtgaagatgagggacaGGCTGGTCACGGTCCTGGAACAGCAGAGGCTACAGGAGATGGAGCAACATGCCGTCCTGGTGCCCGGAGCTGCCGCCAAAGATCTCTCCacctctgcctccatcacctggACCTGA